The genomic DNA TATTCAAAGAAGAAACATCACTAAAATCAAGTGTATTTGTTATTGCAGATGATAGTATAGATAAAGGCAATGCTATCATCCAAAAGGAAAATGGAAGAATAATAGTTGGTATCGATTGTGCTATGGAAAAACTAAAAGAAGAATTGCTTGGTGAATAAAGTATGTATAAAACTGATATATCTATAGATTTTGACAAAATAAATAAGAAAATAGAAAATTTAGAACTCACTATATCAGAAGGTAGAGTCAAAAAGATAATAGGACTTACTGTAGAAGTTGAAGGAATAAAAGCTTTTGTTGGAGAGTTATGTGTTATATACAATCAAGTCAATAAACCAGTGAATTGTGAAGTAGTGGGTTTTAAAGATAAAGAAGTCATATTAATGGCGTTGGGAGAGTTAACATTGATAGCTCCTGGTTGTAAAGTTATTTCTAAGGGGATACCTTTAAGTGTTATGTGTAGCGATAATTTACTAGGCAAAGTACTTGATGGTCTTGGAAATCCTATAGATAACTCAGATGCTGTTTTAGGAGATAGATACAACTTGAACAATGAACCTCCTGATCCAATGAAGAGAAAAAAGATACGAAATATAATGGAAACAGGTGTAAGAGCAATAGATGCATTTACTACTTGTGGTGAAGGACAGAGAATAGGGATATTTGCAGGAAGTGGAGTAGGTAAAAGTACGACTCTAGGTATGATTGCTAGGAATGCAAAAGCAGATGTAAATGTAATTGCCCTTATTGGAGAAAGAGGAAGAGAAGTATTAGATTTTATTGATAAAGATTTAGGTGAAGAGGGAATGAAAAAATCTGTTGTTGTATATGCAACATCAGATAAAGCTCCTTTGGTTAGGCTAAAAGGTGCTCTTACTGCTACTGCAATAGCAGAGTATTTTAGAGACCAGGGCAAAAAAGTAATACTTATGATGGACTCGGTAACTAGATTTGCTATGGCACAAAGAGAAGTTGGTGTAGCAATAGGAGAGCCACCAGCTCAAAAAGGATATACACCATCTGTGTTTGCTATTTTACCAAAACTTATGGAGAGAACAGGGACATCAGATAAAGGTTCTATAACTGCATTTTATACAGTATTAGTTGATGGAGATGACTTTAATGAGCCAATAGCAGATACAACAAGAGGGATACTTGATGGTCATATAGTTTTATCTAGAGACTTGGCAAATAAGAATCATTATCCTTCTATAGATGTATTGAACAGTTTAAGCAGACTTATGAATGAGATTGCTTCAAAAGAAGACATAAAAATAGCATCTTTTGCGAGAGATATGCTTGCTGAGTATAGAGAAGCAGAAGATTTGATAAATATAGGTGCATATGCTTCAGGTACAAACAAAAAAATAGATGAAGCAATCTACTATCATGAGCATATTATTAATTTTTTAAAACAAGGAATAAATGAAAAGAGCTCTTTTAATGAAACTATAAGTAGTTTAAGAGGAATCTTTGAATAAACAATTTAAAAAAATATTTGAATAGGTTGTGATGGAATTGGATAAAAATTTTAAGTTTAGATTACAGAAAGTTTTAGACTTAAAAATAAAAGATGAAGAAGAGATAAAAATGGAATTTGCTAAGATTCAACAAAAAAAAATAGATATAGAAACTAATTTAGAAAACTTAGAAAGTAATTACAGCAAATATTCTATAGGTAAAAATAATGATAGTGTTCAAAATCAAAAAATAACTATTAACTATTTGCTAGCTTTAAACAACTCTATAATGGATTTATCAGAAAAACTGGATAAGTCGACAAATGAACTTGAAAAAGCTAGAAAACAGCTTATAAGCAAACAGATAGAGAGAAAGTCATTAGAAAAATTAAAAGAAAAAAAATATGGACAGTATTATAAAGAAGAACAGTTAAAAGAACAAAGCACTAATGATGAGTTTGCAAGCATGAGTTATTTGAGAAATAGACAAGTTCTATAAAATAGTAGGAAGTGAGGATATTATTGTATGAAGATACAAGCAGATTCTTATAATATTATTAAAGATATTGGGAATAGAAAAAACTCATCTAAGAATAAAAATATAAAAAATGATAAATTTGAAGATAATCTATATAAGACAACAGACCATAAAAAGGTTAAAGATAGAAGAGAAACAAGTAAGCAAAATGTTAGCTCAGATAGACCGGAAAATAGTGATAATGAGTGTCATTTAGATGAAGATAAAAGTAATCACTTAGAAGATGAAAATACATATGAAAAAGATTGTAGTAATAATAATGAAGCTTTGCAGCAATTACTGAATCTTTTAAAAGAGAATTATAAAAAAGATAAAGATATAAACACTATATTGAATAATATAAAAAAACTAAGTATATCAGATGAATTAAAACAAGAACTTAAGCTTAATAAAAATATATTAAATAAGATTGCAAATCAAAATTCAGAGCTAAATAAAGCTAATATAAATAACTCTAATGATATAGAAAATTTAGACATAGTTAAATTAAGAGAACTTTTGGAGGATAATGCTAATAAAGATATTGAAGTAATTACTAAAACTACAGAAAATGATACTAAAAATATAGATTTGTATAGTTTTGATAGCAATAGAATGGATAATCTTAACTCAAATAAACAGAAAGATGATAGCTCTGATATTTTGGAAAAACTAGCAGGGGTAAATGGAAATAAGAGTGGGAATTTTGGACAAGTAATAAATAAAAATGTTGATATGAATAAAATTAAAAATGATAATGTCAATTTAAAACAGATAGAATCAAATGTAATGGATGACTCTATAAAAGCTATTAAGCATATGAAAACAAATGATATACAAGAATTGACAATTAAATTAAGACCAAAAGAATTAGGAGATATGAATATACAATTGTTAAAAGATGGTGAAAGTATGAGAGCTGTTGTGACTGTTTTCAATAAAGATGTCTTTGACTCTATAAATAAAAACATAGCAGATTTAAAGCAACATCTTGAACTTACTAATGTAAATATAAAAGATGTATCAGTGCAAATGCACAGCGATAATACAAATACATCTGATACCTTTGATAAAGCATTTGAACAACAGAATAGACAAAATAACCAAGAAAACATGAGTAAGAAGAATACAAATGATAAGCATAATAATGTAGTCATAGAAGATGACATTAAAGAAAATACTATTGATGATGATAGAGTAGATTTACTAGCTTAGTAAGGGGGAAGTATTGCATGTACGGAATAGCAACGGCTTTGGCAGGAACTCAGGGAAACTATAGGTCAAATAACTTAAGCCAACTTGAAAGAAATATTAATGATATTGCCAATAAACAAGTTAGAAGCAAAGGAAATCAGACAGTAACAGACAATGGGACTCCAATTATAGGACAAGGTGATGATGCTGATAAAGACTTGTTTATGAAGATACTTGTGGCACAGATGGGTAATCAAGACCCAATGAATCCGCAAGACCCAACAGAATATGTGTCACAATTAGCACAGTTTGCAACTTTAGAAAAGATGTCAGCTATGAATGAGAAGCTAGATGTACTTTTAGCCTTAAGTAATTCCACTCTAATAAACTCTGCTTTAAGTATGGCAACATCATTAATTGGTAAAGAAGTAGAAGTATCTGGGGAAGAGAAAGAAGATGAAAACATTGTAGGAGTAGTAAAGTCCACATATATAAAAGATGGGGAAGTACACTTAGAATTAGAAGTAGATGGAAGTGACAAAACTGTAGGTGTTAAATATGAAAAATTACTTAAAATAGGAGAGGTAGATGAAAATTCAGGAGAAGAAAATGATTCTTCAGAACACGAATCTCCAGAAGAAGCATAATATTAAATGAGAAAAGAGGTAAATTCATGATAAAAGCAATGTATTCAGGTGTAAGTGGAATGAAAGCAAATCAAACAAAATTAGATGTAATAGGTAACAATGTAGCCAACGCTGGAACTACTTCTTTTAAGAAAAGTTCAGCTAGAATAACAGATTCATTTTATCAAACTGTACTATATGCAAGTGCTCCAACAGCTGCATTAGGAGGAACAAACTTAGGACAAGTAGGTGTAGGTAGTAAGATATCAAGTATAAATAAAGATATGGTACAAGGAAATGTACAACCAACTAATAGACCATCTGATTTAATGATAGATGGAGATGGATATCTTCCAGTAGTAAGACAAGGAACAGTTATGTATACGAGAGATGGTTCTTTTAATTTAGATACAGGATTTAAAGCAGCTGATGGTGCTTTGAAGAATATTAAAGGTGGAAGACTTGTAAATGGTGATGGATATATGTTACAAGGTATGATTTATGATGGGGAATATAAAGCTGATACTGGAGAATTTGTTAAAAAGGGTGATGCTAAAGGAAAAGAGCCTATTGTAATACCACTTCAAAGTATAAGTCCTAAGGATGGAACAGTTCAAAATGTACTAGAGTATAATATATCAAAGGATGGAACAGTAGAATTTTTATTGAGTGATGGTCAAAGAACTCAATTTGTCTATGATATACCTGATGGTGCTAAGGTAGGAGATACACCTGCTGGAATAGATAAATTAAAAGGTACAATACAAAAAGTGCAAACATATGCATTCCAAAATCCAGCAGGACTAGATGCAGAAGGAGGAAACTTGTTTAAACCATCAGCAAACTCAGGAGACCCACAAATAGCAGGAGCTACAGGCACAATAATACAAGGGGCAATAGAAGCTTCCAATGTAGATATAGCAGAAGAATTTACAGAAATGATAATAGCAAGTAGGTCTTTCCAAGCAAACAGTAAAATAATATCGACATCAGACGAGATACTTCAAGAAATAATAAATCTTAAGAGATAGTAGGTACATATTATGATAAGAGTAACGGATTTAAACGGAAGAAAATACATATTAAATTCAGACCTTATAGTGAGGATTGATTCTGTACCAGAAAGTAGGATTCTCCTTACAACAGGAGAAAAAAACCTTGTAAAAGAGTCGGTAGATGAGATAGTAGATAAAGTAATAAAGTATAAAAGAAAAATAAATGTAGGTTATATTAGGAGCGAAAAATAATGAAAAAAACAGATTCACTGACATTTATTGGACTAATAGTATCTACAGTATTAGTTTTAGTTGGTGCCGCAAAAGGAAGTAGTTCAGGGTTAAAGAATTTTTTTGATGTTTCATCAATATTAATCACAGTGCTTGGTTCATTTGGAGCTCTAATGATTACATTTACTATAGATGATATAAAACTTATAAAAAATGCATTACAATACTCATTTAAGACAATGAGTGTATCAAAGTTAGATTTACTAGAACAATTTAAAACACTTTCTAAAAAAGCTAGAAAAGAAGGTCTTTTATCAATAGAGAGTGATGTAATGGGAATAGAAGATCCATTTATGAAGAAAGGGTTAGAGCTGTGTATTGATGGATTGGAAATCAATGAGATAAGGTCCATCTTAGAACTAGAGATAGATTCTGTTGAAGATACAAATAACAGATACTCTAAACTATTTAAAACTTGGGGAACCTTTGCACCTGCTTTTGGGATGTTGGGAACACTAATAGGTTTAATACAAATGTTAGCTGACCTTACATCTCCAGATTTAATAGCATCTGGCATGGGAAAGGCATTAATTACAACGTTTTATGGTTCTTTACTTGCCAATATCGCTTTGAACCCAATTGCATATAATATAGATGAGAAGACTGAAAAAGAAATTTATGTAAAGGAAATGATGTTGGAAGGTATAATAAGCATACAATCTGGGGAGAGCAGTATAGTAGTTGAGGAACGTTTAGCCACATACCTTTCAAACAATGAGAAGTTAGAAATTATGAAATCCAATAAAAATACAGAAAGAGCAATGAGCAATGGCGCGTAAAAAAAATAAGAAAAAGGATGAGATAAATCCAGATGCATGGCTGGCTACTTATGCAGATACTATAACACTGATTCTTACATTTTTCGTATTATTGTATGCAACATCAGTTGTAGATATGGAAAAATTTAAAAACATAGCAGATGCGTTAAAAGGTCAGTTTTCTGGGACAAGTATATTTAGTACGGGTTCAAGTACAAGTGAGAAATCTCCAATAGACAGTGTTTTAGTGGATAAAAATGATAAATCAAATTTAGAACAGGATTTAAAAGATAAAGTTAATAATTCTAACTTACAAAATAGTGTAACAGTCAAAGATGATAGTAGAGGGATTTTACTAGAGTTAGATGATTCAATTTTATTTGACTCTGGGATTTCTGAGTTAAAAGTAGATAGTAAAGCTACTCTTAATAAAGTATATGACATGATAAAGATGATGAAAAATAAGATAGTTATAGAAGGCCATACTGATAATGTACCTGTAAAATCAAGTACACATGAATCCAATTGGGATTTATCTTCTAGTAGAGCAGTAAGTGTTGTAAGATACTTTGTAGAAGAAAAGGGCATGGACCCTAGACTATTTTCGGCAACAGGATGTGGAGAGTATCAACCTTTGGTTTCAAATGAAACAGCAAAGGGAAGGGCTGAGAATAGAAGAGTTAATATACTTATAACTATTGACTAGGAGGAAGAGGTTTGTTCAAAAATAAAAAAATTATTATAATTATTTTGATACTGATTATTTTCTCAGCGGGAGCAGGTTTTTTTATATTAGGAGAAGGTGGAAATAAACAAGTTGACAAGATTGCAGGTTTGTTTATTCCAACAGGAAAAGGTAAAGATGAAGTAAAGACCGAAAATCTTGACTTAGAAGAGATGGTATTAAAGTTAGCTGATGAAGGTGTAAGATATTTAAAAGTATCAATAACTGTATCTTATGATTCTTCATATAAAGATATAGAAAAAAATACGCCTTTAATTAGGGATAATATTATAAATTGTTTTATGGCAAAAAGGGCAGATGATTTTACTGCTGATAATTT from Clostridioides difficile ATCC 9689 = DSM 1296 includes the following:
- the fliI gene encoding flagellar protein export ATPase FliI, which gives rise to MYKTDISIDFDKINKKIENLELTISEGRVKKIIGLTVEVEGIKAFVGELCVIYNQVNKPVNCEVVGFKDKEVILMALGELTLIAPGCKVISKGIPLSVMCSDNLLGKVLDGLGNPIDNSDAVLGDRYNLNNEPPDPMKRKKIRNIMETGVRAIDAFTTCGEGQRIGIFAGSGVGKSTTLGMIARNAKADVNVIALIGERGREVLDFIDKDLGEEGMKKSVVVYATSDKAPLVRLKGALTATAIAEYFRDQGKKVILMMDSVTRFAMAQREVGVAIGEPPAQKGYTPSVFAILPKLMERTGTSDKGSITAFYTVLVDGDDFNEPIADTTRGILDGHIVLSRDLANKNHYPSIDVLNSLSRLMNEIASKEDIKIASFARDMLAEYREAEDLINIGAYASGTNKKIDEAIYYHEHIINFLKQGINEKSSFNETISSLRGIFE
- the fliJ gene encoding flagellar export protein FliJ is translated as MELDKNFKFRLQKVLDLKIKDEEEIKMEFAKIQQKKIDIETNLENLESNYSKYSIGKNNDSVQNQKITINYLLALNNSIMDLSEKLDKSTNELEKARKQLISKQIERKSLEKLKEKKYGQYYKEEQLKEQSTNDEFASMSYLRNRQVL
- a CDS encoding flagellar hook-length control protein FliK codes for the protein MKIQADSYNIIKDIGNRKNSSKNKNIKNDKFEDNLYKTTDHKKVKDRRETSKQNVSSDRPENSDNECHLDEDKSNHLEDENTYEKDCSNNNEALQQLLNLLKENYKKDKDINTILNNIKKLSISDELKQELKLNKNILNKIANQNSELNKANINNSNDIENLDIVKLRELLEDNANKDIEVITKTTENDTKNIDLYSFDSNRMDNLNSNKQKDDSSDILEKLAGVNGNKSGNFGQVINKNVDMNKIKNDNVNLKQIESNVMDDSIKAIKHMKTNDIQELTIKLRPKELGDMNIQLLKDGESMRAVVTVFNKDVFDSINKNIADLKQHLELTNVNIKDVSVQMHSDNTNTSDTFDKAFEQQNRQNNQENMSKKNTNDKHNNVVIEDDIKENTIDDDRVDLLA
- a CDS encoding flagellar hook assembly protein FlgD, with the translated sequence MYGIATALAGTQGNYRSNNLSQLERNINDIANKQVRSKGNQTVTDNGTPIIGQGDDADKDLFMKILVAQMGNQDPMNPQDPTEYVSQLAQFATLEKMSAMNEKLDVLLALSNSTLINSALSMATSLIGKEVEVSGEEKEDENIVGVVKSTYIKDGEVHLELEVDGSDKTVGVKYEKLLKIGEVDENSGEENDSSEHESPEEA
- a CDS encoding flagellar hook-basal body complex protein, with protein sequence MIKAMYSGVSGMKANQTKLDVIGNNVANAGTTSFKKSSARITDSFYQTVLYASAPTAALGGTNLGQVGVGSKISSINKDMVQGNVQPTNRPSDLMIDGDGYLPVVRQGTVMYTRDGSFNLDTGFKAADGALKNIKGGRLVNGDGYMLQGMIYDGEYKADTGEFVKKGDAKGKEPIVIPLQSISPKDGTVQNVLEYNISKDGTVEFLLSDGQRTQFVYDIPDGAKVGDTPAGIDKLKGTIQKVQTYAFQNPAGLDAEGGNLFKPSANSGDPQIAGATGTIIQGAIEASNVDIAEEFTEMIIASRSFQANSKIISTSDEILQEIINLKR
- a CDS encoding flagellar FlbD family protein, which produces MIRVTDLNGRKYILNSDLIVRIDSVPESRILLTTGEKNLVKESVDEIVDKVIKYKRKINVGYIRSEK
- a CDS encoding motility protein A, with the protein product MKKTDSLTFIGLIVSTVLVLVGAAKGSSSGLKNFFDVSSILITVLGSFGALMITFTIDDIKLIKNALQYSFKTMSVSKLDLLEQFKTLSKKARKEGLLSIESDVMGIEDPFMKKGLELCIDGLEINEIRSILELEIDSVEDTNNRYSKLFKTWGTFAPAFGMLGTLIGLIQMLADLTSPDLIASGMGKALITTFYGSLLANIALNPIAYNIDEKTEKEIYVKEMMLEGIISIQSGESSIVVEERLATYLSNNEKLEIMKSNKNTERAMSNGA
- a CDS encoding OmpA family protein, with protein sequence MARKKNKKKDEINPDAWLATYADTITLILTFFVLLYATSVVDMEKFKNIADALKGQFSGTSIFSTGSSTSEKSPIDSVLVDKNDKSNLEQDLKDKVNNSNLQNSVTVKDDSRGILLELDDSILFDSGISELKVDSKATLNKVYDMIKMMKNKIVIEGHTDNVPVKSSTHESNWDLSSSRAVSVVRYFVEEKGMDPRLFSATGCGEYQPLVSNETAKGRAENRRVNILITID
- a CDS encoding flagellar basal body-associated FliL family protein, coding for MFKNKKIIIIILILIIFSAGAGFFILGEGGNKQVDKIAGLFIPTGKGKDEVKTENLDLEEMVLKLADEGVRYLKVSITVSYDSSYKDIEKNTPLIRDNIINCFMAKRADDFTADNLKNIKEEIKNTLNIQLGENVIQNIYFTNIVVQ